AACGATTCAACGATCGGCCCCAGCTCCGAGATTCCTTTGATCGGCTCCATGCGAGCCGCCCTGCCCCGCAGCTCGCCGAGCGTTTGGGCGCCGCGCAGCAGCAACTCGGCCATCACGGCCATTTCAAACTTGTCGACTCCGAGCCAGTCGTAGAGCAGGTGGCGATACTTTTCGACGCGGCCGTCCCCCTGGATCAACGCAACGGCGCCCGACTTCCGCAGCGAGTCGAGGGCATCGGTCACCTGATCTTCATCAAGCGTCATCTGCGGGAAGCGGTTGTTCTTTTGGTTGCAACCGTTTACGAGCGCGTTCGTCGACAGCGGGTAGTTGTCGGGCGTGGTCTTCGCCTTTTCGACCAAGACGCCGGCGACGCGACGCTCGATCCGTTCAAGTTGGCGCCACTTCGGGCCGGCGGGGGCTGCGGACTGTTCGCTCATCGGTGCCATCCTGCGGAGATTCAGCGGTAACGCAAACCCACAGTTTAACGTGGATGTTGCCGGTCGTAACCCGCAGAATCGGCCGACCCCGCAGAGAGCGACTGTTGCAGGCGCCGCCGGAAAATCGTCGCGGCGACCGCGACGGCTGTGAGGCTTCGCCGCGGACTAGAGTTATGAAGTACGTCTCGCAGGAGCGGGCGGCGAACAACCGCGAGGGCTGACAATGGATGCAAAACGAAACACCAAGTGGCTGCTCGTGGCGGCGTCGCTGCTGTGGGGCGTGCTCGCCGTCACGTCGGCGCTGCCGGCGATGTTCGTGCCGATGATGTTCGACTCGGCCGAGGCGTTCACCAACGTGCCGTGGGTGCTGATGGCGGTGTGCATCGGCAGCTTTCCGCTCGTCTGCATCGGGACGGTGATCGCCTCGTGGTGGGCTTTCGCCCGCGACAAGATTCGTACGGCGCGAACGCTCACGCTGCTGCCGGTCTTCAAT
This sequence is a window from Lacipirellula parvula. Protein-coding genes within it:
- a CDS encoding DUF480 domain-containing protein: MSEQSAAPAGPKWRQLERIERRVAGVLVEKAKTTPDNYPLSTNALVNGCNQKNNRFPQMTLDEDQVTDALDSLRKSGAVALIQGDGRVEKYRHLLYDWLGVDKFEMAVMAELLLRGAQTLGELRGRAARMEPIKGISELGPIVESLRAKGLLIFLTSPGRGGVVTHNLYQPQELAKVRAEHGAGDTNYEGPINESAAPAHSAYAAPPLAPGSAGGPVPTPPNATQSSPASAPAPATSEPRPAPSVDNGVLKQLADELATLKRDFADYRDQADARADELRRELDDLKSQLGV